In one Bryobacteraceae bacterium genomic region, the following are encoded:
- a CDS encoding DUF1501 domain-containing protein: MHPYNEARLHVTRRHFFSRASGGAVGIAALGDLLAADNPTGGLTGLPHHPPKAKRVIYLFQHGAPSQLDLFDYKPALAERRGADLPDSVRRGQRLTGMTAYQTRFPTAPAIFQFSQHGQSGMWLSELIPHQARIADRMCLVRSLHTDAINHDPAVTFFQTGFQLAGRPSMGAWISYGLGSENKDLPSFVVMVSQGKGGSQALADRAWGSGFIPTRYQGVKFRAAADPVLYLSNPEGYERDARRRYLDDLAKLNELKLGEYQDPEIATRIAQYEMAFRMQASVPELTDLSKEPESVFELYGPESRTPGSYAANCILARRLAERGVRFIQLFHRGWDQHSNLPRDIRLQCAQTDQPSAALVQDLAQRGLLDDTLIVWGGEFGRTVYSQGELSETNYGRDHHPRCFSMWLAGGGIRGGMTYGETDDYSYNIVKDAADIHDLHATMLHALGVDHTRLTYKFQGRHYRLTDVHGRVMRDWLT, from the coding sequence ATGCATCCCTACAACGAGGCCCGGCTGCACGTGACGCGGCGGCATTTCTTTTCCCGCGCGTCCGGCGGCGCGGTTGGCATCGCCGCCCTGGGCGACCTGCTGGCGGCGGACAATCCCACCGGCGGGCTCACGGGCCTGCCGCACCACCCGCCCAAGGCCAAGCGCGTCATCTACCTGTTCCAACACGGCGCGCCCTCGCAGTTGGACCTGTTCGATTACAAACCGGCCCTCGCCGAACGGCGCGGCGCCGACCTTCCAGACTCGGTTCGCCGCGGGCAGCGTCTCACCGGGATGACGGCCTACCAGACCAGGTTCCCCACCGCGCCGGCCATCTTCCAGTTCTCCCAGCATGGGCAGAGCGGGATGTGGCTCAGCGAACTGATTCCGCACCAGGCGCGCATCGCGGACCGCATGTGCCTGGTTCGTTCCCTGCACACCGACGCAATCAATCACGACCCCGCGGTGACCTTCTTCCAAACCGGGTTTCAGTTGGCCGGACGCCCGTCGATGGGCGCGTGGATCTCCTACGGACTGGGGTCCGAGAACAAAGACCTGCCGTCGTTCGTGGTGATGGTGTCTCAGGGCAAGGGCGGCTCCCAGGCGCTGGCGGACCGGGCGTGGGGCTCCGGCTTCATCCCCACCCGATACCAGGGCGTGAAGTTCCGCGCGGCGGCGGATCCGGTGCTCTATCTCTCGAATCCCGAAGGCTACGAGCGGGACGCGCGGCGGCGGTACCTGGACGATCTGGCGAAGCTGAACGAACTGAAGCTCGGCGAGTATCAGGACCCGGAGATCGCCACGAGGATCGCGCAGTACGAGATGGCGTTCCGGATGCAGGCGTCGGTGCCGGAGCTCACCGATCTTTCCAAAGAGCCGGAGAGCGTGTTCGAGTTGTACGGTCCGGAATCGCGCACGCCGGGCAGCTACGCGGCCAACTGTATCCTCGCGCGGCGGCTGGCCGAACGGGGCGTGCGGTTCATTCAGTTGTTCCATCGCGGATGGGACCAGCACAGCAACCTGCCCCGCGACATCCGGCTCCAGTGCGCGCAGACAGATCAGCCCTCGGCGGCGCTCGTCCAGGATCTTGCCCAGCGCGGGCTGCTCGACGATACGCTGATCGTCTGGGGCGGGGAATTCGGCCGGACTGTCTATTCGCAGGGCGAGCTGAGCGAAACCAACTACGGGCGCGACCATCACCCGCGCTGTTTCTCGATGTGGCTGGCCGGAGGCGGCATTCGCGGCGGGATGACCTACGGTGAGACCGACGACTACTCGTACAACATCGTCAAGGACGCCGCCGATATCCATGATCTGCACGCCACGATGCTGCACGCGCTCGGCGTGGACCATACCCGGCTCACGTATAAGTTCCAGGGGCGCCACTACCGGCTCACCGACGTCCACGGCCGGGTGATGCGGGATTGGCTGACATAG
- a CDS encoding glycosyltransferase: MPARHPRILHAIESLNPAFGGTVESVLQLATALEKHGVKNAIVTLDGPRERWRQDAISEDAIWRLGPPHLFYRYCPRLSSWLKDNLNRFDVILVHGLWRHHNAAVWWAAQKQPVPRYILTHSMLNRWFNRDDRWKHLRKTLFWWAIEYRTLRDAEAVVFSSEQERSDATGSFWPCRGRQVTVAMGTADSAPDSTTFGSFLRDHPETRDKTLLLFLGRLHPMKGCDLLIDAFATVARNHSTAHLVMAGPDTQGWRADLESRACSAGLQDRITFPGPLYGDAKWSALAAADLFVLPSHCESASYSTMEALACSAPVLITNKVNSHTRLLNRPCAIITDDTVDSVAQGLDRFLAANPGQAARDDARAAFLEHFHIDRTAEGFLDLFRADLGWRI; this comes from the coding sequence ATGCCTGCGCGCCACCCAAGGATCCTACATGCGATCGAGAGCCTGAACCCCGCCTTCGGCGGAACGGTTGAGTCGGTTCTGCAGCTTGCGACGGCGCTTGAAAAGCACGGAGTCAAGAATGCGATTGTGACCCTTGACGGACCTCGCGAGCGCTGGCGCCAGGACGCGATCTCCGAAGACGCTATCTGGCGTCTTGGGCCGCCGCATCTTTTCTACAGATACTGTCCACGGCTATCGAGTTGGCTGAAAGACAATCTGAATCGCTTTGACGTGATTCTAGTCCACGGGCTTTGGCGCCACCACAACGCAGCGGTGTGGTGGGCGGCCCAAAAGCAACCGGTGCCCAGATACATCCTCACCCACTCCATGCTTAATCGTTGGTTCAATCGCGACGATCGTTGGAAACACCTGCGAAAGACCCTCTTCTGGTGGGCCATCGAGTATCGCACTCTCCGTGACGCCGAGGCGGTCGTCTTCAGTTCCGAGCAGGAGCGGAGTGACGCAACAGGCTCCTTTTGGCCGTGCCGCGGCCGGCAGGTGACCGTAGCTATGGGAACGGCGGACTCCGCTCCCGACAGCACGACGTTCGGTTCTTTCCTGCGTGACCATCCCGAGACGAGGGACAAGACGCTCCTCCTGTTCCTGGGGCGGCTCCATCCCATGAAAGGCTGTGACCTGTTGATCGATGCTTTCGCAACTGTCGCGCGCAACCATTCCACAGCGCACCTCGTGATGGCCGGCCCCGACACTCAAGGCTGGCGAGCCGATCTCGAATCGCGCGCCTGCTCGGCGGGACTCCAAGACCGGATCACCTTCCCCGGCCCGCTCTACGGCGACGCCAAGTGGTCCGCTCTCGCCGCCGCCGATCTCTTCGTGCTCCCGTCGCACTGCGAAAGCGCCTCCTACTCCACAATGGAAGCTCTCGCTTGCTCGGCGCCCGTGCTCATCACCAACAAAGTCAATTCCCACACAAGACTCCTGAATCGCCCCTGCGCCATCATCACTGACGACACCGTCGACTCCGTCGCCCAAGGCCTCGACCGCTTCCTCGCCGCCAACCCCGGCCAGGCCGCCCGCGACGACGCGCGCGCCGCTTTCCTCGAACACTTCCACATCGACCGTACCGCCGAAGGCTTCCTCGACCTCTTCCGCGCCGACCTCGGCTGGCGGATCTGA
- a CDS encoding glycosyltransferase, with translation MTIGIVTLSFNQARWLPEAFDSIHRWQKTPVSHIVVDPGSTDGSRNIISEWAPRCSGLILEPDRGPADGLNKGFAALDTDILGYLNADDRFCPGAIDYVAHFFERNPEVDILLGAIRIIDGAGRAARRIRRPDPFSVRRHVYGACFVYQQATFFRASTFHSTPGFNLANRSCWDSELLVDMALAGARFTRTGRILGDFRLHSESLTGSGTVLPLLRLDMARIRDRVVHAGVTPMSRAEATFARMTHRLSVRRHLANLIYEPPAQA, from the coding sequence GTGACAATCGGCATCGTCACGCTTTCGTTTAATCAGGCGAGATGGTTGCCTGAGGCGTTCGACTCCATCCATCGTTGGCAGAAGACTCCCGTAAGCCACATCGTTGTCGATCCGGGGAGCACCGATGGTTCGCGCAACATCATCTCCGAATGGGCTCCGCGCTGTTCCGGTCTGATACTCGAGCCCGATCGGGGTCCAGCCGATGGACTCAACAAGGGGTTCGCCGCGCTCGATACCGACATCTTGGGCTACTTGAACGCAGACGACCGCTTCTGCCCGGGCGCCATTGACTACGTGGCGCACTTCTTCGAGCGGAATCCAGAGGTAGACATTCTCCTTGGTGCGATTCGAATCATTGATGGAGCCGGTAGAGCTGCTCGCCGAATTCGGCGGCCCGATCCCTTTTCCGTGCGGCGGCATGTGTACGGAGCCTGCTTTGTGTATCAGCAGGCGACCTTCTTTCGCGCTTCGACGTTTCACTCGACTCCCGGGTTCAATCTGGCGAATCGTTCGTGTTGGGATTCGGAATTGTTGGTAGACATGGCCCTGGCGGGAGCCCGGTTCACCAGGACAGGACGGATACTCGGCGACTTTCGACTGCACTCAGAATCATTGACAGGGTCAGGCACTGTACTTCCGCTCCTGCGGCTGGACATGGCGCGAATTCGCGACAGGGTCGTGCATGCTGGAGTGACGCCTATGTCTCGCGCTGAGGCGACGTTTGCTCGAATGACTCACCGGTTAAGCGTCCGCCGCCACCTGGCTAATCTCATCTACGAACCACCGGCGCAGGCCTGA
- a CDS encoding DUF1553 domain-containing protein encodes MRIPLLSLSLWLIPHGSAAVEFNRDVRPILADRCFLCHGPDAKTKGIPLRLDREEEAKAVRNGHAAIVPGDPAASELIRRVTAESKARRMPPAHSGDALTQRQIETLRAWIAEGAAWQKHWSFIPPAQPPLPAVSRPEWVANPIDRFILARLDREGLAPSAEAAKETLLRRVSLDLTGLPPQPAELERFLADRSPGAYEHAVDRLLASPRYGERMAVRWLDAARYADTNGYQFDGERVMWRWRDWVIDSFNRNQPFDRFVVDQIAGDLLPNATLDQKIATGFNRNHRGNTEDGIVPEEYAVEYVVDRIETTSAVFLGLTLGCARCHNHKYDPFTQKEFYQVFAFFNNIPENGRAMKYGNSPPLVAAPTREQQAQLAEIDAAIARERTAIDAHAAAIARWRPDAAVHWRPGSALEKEFVLAGGDGVFDGKREMVDKDTAQFDIDEHFTLAATVRPENVEHGAIVSRMKDSDRGKGFGVYLRDGRVHVHITSSYDADAIRLETEDKLAAGGKHNVAVTYDGTVGASGVRVYIDGKLAPVKVLMDTLYRPFRNAGSKFTEPFRVGAGGGEANRFRGEIRDVLVYSRVLSQSEIAAIADVAPAAYVNRSYYLEKVAPEEVRVAWRRLQEQELRRDRLARTFPTVMVMQENPRPKQAHILQRGAYDKPGEPVERGVPAVLPPMPAGAPANRLGFARWLVDPGNPLLARVTVNRFWQMYFGAGIVKTTEDFGQQGEWPSHPELLDWLATDFIASGWDVKALQKKIVMSAAYRQSSRATPELVQRDPENRLLARGPRFRLPAEVIRDQALASAGLLAEKVGGPSVKPYQPDGLWDELAMQDMHYKRAHGRDLYRRSLYTFWKRTIAPPMMVNFDSANREACVVRESRTNTPLQALNLMNDVTFLEAARNVAARAMREGGQGVPGRVNYTLRLVLGRDASAPEQAVMASSLAYHLDYFADEAKARKFLAQGDSSWDGLPARELAAWTSVASMAMNLDEAVTKE; translated from the coding sequence ATGCGGATTCCCCTTCTGTCCCTTTCGCTGTGGCTTATCCCCCATGGCTCCGCGGCCGTCGAGTTCAACCGCGACGTGCGGCCCATCCTGGCCGACCGGTGCTTCCTCTGCCACGGCCCGGACGCCAAAACCAAGGGAATCCCGCTCCGCCTGGACCGCGAGGAGGAGGCCAAGGCCGTCCGCAACGGCCACGCCGCCATCGTTCCCGGCGACCCGGCCGCCAGCGAACTCATCCGCCGCGTCACCGCTGAATCCAAAGCCCGCCGCATGCCGCCCGCGCACTCCGGCGATGCCCTCACCCAGCGTCAAATCGAAACCCTCCGCGCCTGGATCGCGGAAGGAGCCGCGTGGCAGAAACACTGGTCCTTCATTCCCCCCGCGCAGCCGCCGCTCCCTGCCGTGTCGCGCCCGGAATGGGTGGCCAATCCCATTGACCGCTTCATCCTCGCCCGCCTGGACCGTGAAGGGCTGGCGCCGTCGGCCGAAGCGGCCAAGGAAACTCTGCTACGGCGCGTGTCGCTCGATCTCACCGGCCTGCCGCCTCAGCCCGCCGAACTCGAAAGGTTCCTCGCCGACCGTTCGCCCGGCGCCTACGAGCACGCCGTGGACCGTCTGCTCGCCTCCCCGCGCTACGGCGAGCGCATGGCCGTCCGCTGGCTGGACGCGGCCCGCTACGCCGATACCAACGGCTACCAGTTCGACGGTGAGCGCGTGATGTGGCGCTGGCGCGATTGGGTGATCGACAGCTTCAATCGGAATCAGCCCTTCGATCGCTTCGTTGTCGATCAGATCGCCGGCGACCTGCTCCCCAACGCCACCCTCGACCAGAAGATCGCCACCGGGTTCAACCGCAATCATCGCGGAAACACCGAGGACGGCATCGTTCCCGAAGAATACGCCGTCGAGTACGTCGTCGACCGCATCGAAACCACCTCGGCCGTGTTCCTCGGCCTCACGCTCGGCTGCGCCCGCTGCCACAACCATAAGTACGATCCCTTCACGCAGAAGGAGTTCTACCAGGTCTTCGCCTTCTTCAACAACATTCCCGAAAACGGCCGCGCGATGAAGTACGGCAACTCGCCGCCGCTCGTCGCCGCGCCGACGCGCGAACAGCAGGCGCAGCTTGCCGAAATCGACGCTGCTATCGCCCGTGAGCGAACCGCCATTGATGCGCATGCCGCGGCCATCGCGCGTTGGCGGCCGGATGCGGCGGTGCATTGGCGGCCCGGGTCCGCCCTGGAGAAGGAATTCGTGCTCGCCGGCGGCGACGGCGTCTTCGACGGCAAGCGCGAGATGGTCGACAAGGATACCGCGCAGTTCGATATCGACGAACACTTCACCCTGGCGGCCACGGTACGGCCGGAGAACGTGGAACATGGCGCCATCGTCAGCCGGATGAAGGACAGCGATCGCGGCAAGGGCTTCGGCGTCTACCTGCGCGACGGGCGCGTCCACGTGCACATCACTTCGAGCTACGACGCCGACGCCATCCGCCTGGAGACGGAAGACAAGCTCGCGGCCGGCGGGAAGCACAACGTCGCCGTCACGTACGACGGTACGGTCGGCGCGTCCGGCGTGCGCGTTTATATCGACGGGAAGCTCGCGCCGGTGAAGGTGTTGATGGATACGCTCTATCGGCCCTTCCGGAACGCCGGGTCGAAGTTCACGGAGCCGTTCCGCGTCGGCGCCGGTGGCGGGGAGGCGAATCGCTTCCGCGGCGAGATTCGCGATGTGCTGGTTTATTCGCGCGTGCTATCGCAGAGTGAGATCGCCGCAATCGCCGATGTGGCCCCGGCGGCGTACGTGAACCGGTCCTATTATTTGGAGAAGGTCGCGCCGGAGGAAGTCCGCGTGGCGTGGCGGCGCTTGCAGGAACAGGAACTCCGGCGGGACCGGTTGGCGCGCACGTTTCCCACGGTGATGGTGATGCAGGAGAACCCGCGGCCGAAGCAGGCGCATATTCTCCAGCGCGGCGCCTACGACAAGCCCGGCGAGCCGGTGGAGCGCGGCGTTCCGGCCGTGCTGCCGCCCATGCCTGCCGGCGCGCCGGCCAACCGGCTGGGCTTCGCGCGATGGCTCGTCGATCCGGGGAATCCGCTGCTCGCGCGCGTCACCGTGAATCGCTTCTGGCAGATGTATTTCGGCGCCGGCATCGTGAAAACCACCGAGGATTTCGGCCAGCAGGGCGAATGGCCGTCGCACCCGGAACTGCTCGATTGGCTCGCCACGGACTTCATCGCGTCCGGCTGGGATGTGAAGGCGCTGCAGAAAAAGATCGTGATGAGCGCGGCCTACCGGCAATCGTCGCGGGCCACGCCGGAGCTGGTGCAGCGCGATCCGGAGAATCGGCTGCTGGCGCGGGGGCCGCGCTTCCGGCTTCCGGCCGAGGTGATTCGAGACCAGGCGCTCGCTTCGGCGGGACTGCTGGCGGAAAAAGTCGGCGGCCCATCGGTGAAGCCGTATCAGCCGGACGGGCTGTGGGACGAACTGGCCATGCAGGACATGCACTACAAGCGCGCCCACGGCCGCGATCTCTACCGCCGTTCGCTCTATACGTTCTGGAAGCGGACGATCGCGCCGCCGATGATGGTGAACTTCGATTCGGCCAATCGCGAGGCCTGCGTTGTCCGCGAGAGCCGCACGAATACTCCGCTCCAGGCGTTGAATCTGATGAACGACGTAACGTTTCTGGAGGCGGCGCGCAACGTGGCGGCGCGGGCCATGCGCGAAGGCGGCCAGGGTGTGCCCGGCCGCGTGAACTATACGCTCCGGCTGGTGCTCGGCCGCGATGCGTCGGCGCCCGAGCAGGCGGTCATGGCCTCGAGCCTGGCCTATCATCTCGACTATTTCGCCGACGAGGCCAAGGCGCGCAAGTTTCTCGCGCAGGGCGATTCGTCCTGGGATGGGCTCCCGGCCAGGGAACTGGCCGCGTGGACGTCGGTGGCCAGCATGGCGATGAATCTCGACGAAGCGGTGACCAAGGAGTGA
- a CDS encoding O-antigen ligase family protein, producing MSRALPQADAVPLISKSSPRPIGIFFAVLAGSLMTVQIPLGGNLFATEVVLLGYALLGLHSWLGSPGQQSILVLRAAGLACLMLISYTLSDLLTQNTWDNQLRGLARCFFLVSDTLGLWHLVRRDRRLISTLLVSLAVAQIAQTLLTEEHKMFVAEWKFGYALPVTILVLVILPALESRAQPRLTMAGLLAASVLHVYLDYRSLSGVCLVVWSIMVYRSLRSAARTTARPVLAGVLTAAALGLASTAYFASREDFSTRREAANAARLAGISAALDAITSSPVLGHGSWAYDGTFGLSFDDEYTRITGKRYVDVAGYQEFGAHSQLLQGWYEGGALAGLFFGFLLIQLLRLLFFAATNAPDSAHLPLFVLIMTLAVWHLLFSPFAGEHRFWLATATILMGLMQDSKATVERRRLFQRWAAFARREGGFSA from the coding sequence GTGTCCCGGGCCCTGCCACAGGCCGATGCCGTTCCCTTGATCTCAAAATCATCGCCTCGCCCCATCGGGATCTTTTTTGCGGTGCTGGCTGGGAGCCTGATGACAGTTCAGATTCCGCTAGGCGGCAATCTATTCGCTACCGAAGTCGTGCTGCTCGGCTACGCCCTTCTCGGACTGCACTCCTGGCTCGGCTCACCGGGGCAGCAGAGCATCCTCGTACTTCGCGCGGCGGGCCTTGCCTGTCTGATGTTGATCTCATACACGCTTTCGGACCTATTGACCCAGAACACCTGGGACAACCAGCTCCGAGGTTTGGCCAGGTGCTTCTTTCTCGTCTCCGACACGCTTGGTCTTTGGCACCTCGTTCGGAGAGACCGGCGCCTGATCAGCACTCTTTTGGTTAGCCTCGCGGTCGCGCAAATCGCGCAAACGCTCCTTACCGAGGAGCACAAGATGTTCGTCGCGGAATGGAAGTTCGGGTACGCGCTCCCCGTAACGATATTGGTTCTGGTAATCCTGCCCGCCCTTGAGAGCCGCGCCCAACCGAGATTGACCATGGCCGGTCTATTGGCCGCCTCCGTGCTGCACGTCTACCTCGACTATCGAAGCCTTTCTGGAGTCTGCCTTGTGGTCTGGTCGATCATGGTGTACCGCAGTCTCCGTTCAGCAGCCCGAACCACGGCTCGACCAGTGCTCGCGGGCGTTCTGACGGCTGCGGCGCTAGGGCTCGCATCGACAGCCTACTTCGCCTCGCGCGAAGATTTTTCCACACGCCGAGAAGCAGCGAATGCCGCCCGACTCGCCGGAATTTCCGCCGCGCTCGATGCAATCACGAGTTCACCGGTCCTCGGACACGGATCGTGGGCGTACGACGGAACGTTCGGCCTGAGTTTCGATGACGAATACACGCGAATCACCGGCAAGCGCTACGTCGACGTCGCCGGCTATCAGGAGTTCGGCGCTCATTCACAGCTGCTGCAAGGCTGGTATGAAGGCGGCGCCCTGGCGGGACTGTTCTTCGGGTTTCTGCTGATTCAACTCCTGCGACTTCTATTCTTCGCCGCAACAAACGCTCCGGACTCTGCCCATCTGCCACTATTCGTCCTGATCATGACCCTGGCTGTCTGGCATCTCTTGTTCAGTCCGTTTGCGGGCGAGCACAGGTTCTGGCTGGCAACGGCTACGATCTTGATGGGCCTGATGCAGGACAGCAAGGCCACGGTAGAAAGGCGGAGACTCTTCCAACGCTGGGCGGCCTTCGCAAGAAGAGAGGGAGGCTTCTCGGCGTGA